In Balearica regulorum gibbericeps isolate bBalReg1 chromosome 2, bBalReg1.pri, whole genome shotgun sequence, one DNA window encodes the following:
- the ASNS gene encoding asparagine synthetase [glutamine-hydrolyzing], whose translation MCGIWALFGSDECLSVQCLSAMKIAHRGPDAFRFENVNGFTNCCFGFHRLAVVDQLYGMQPIRVKKFPYLWLCYNGEIYNFKQLQKQFGFEYQTLVDGEVILHLYNRGGIEQTASMLDGVFAFILLDTANRKVFLARDTYGVRPLFKVLTDDGFLGVCSEAKGLINLKHSTSLCPKVEPFLPGHYEVLDLKPSGKVASVELVKFHSYKDEPLHATCDTVETLPSGFDLETVKSNIRILFENAVRKRLMAHRRIGCLLSGGLDSSLVAAVLLKLMKEININYPLQTFAIGMENSPDLLAARKVAAHIGSEHHEVIFNSEEGIQAIEEVIFSLETYDITTIRASIGMYLVSKYIRKKTDSVVIFSGEGSDELTQGYIYFHKAPSPEEAAEESERLLKELYLFDVLRADRTTAAHGLELRVPFLDHRFTSYYLSLPAELRIPKNGIEKYLLRQSFEDSNLLPKEILWRPKEAFSDGIASVKKSWFSILQDYIDQQVDDLLLEKAAEKYPFNPPKTKESYYYRQIFEKHYPGRSNWLPHYWMPRWVKATDPSARTLKHYKSATQE comes from the exons ATGTGTGGTATCTGGGCCCTCTTTGGGAGCGATGAATGCCTTTCAGTCCAGTGTCTAAGTGCCATGAAGATAGCACACAGAGGTCCTGACGCATTTCGTTTTGAGAACGTCAATGGATTCACCAACTGCTGTTTTGGTTTCCACCGCCTTGCGGTTGTCGATCAGCTATATGGTATGCAGCCTATCCGGGTGAAGAAATTCCCATATCTGTGGCTGTGTTACAATGGAGAAATCTACAATTTCAAACAG ttgcagAAGCAGTTTGGATTTGAATATCAGACGTTAGTGGATGGTGAGGTTATCCTTCATCTTTACAACAGAGGAGGAATAGAACAAACAGCATCCATGCTAGATGGTGTATTTGCTTTCATCCTTCTGgacactgcaaacagaaaagtgtTTCTGGCGAGAGATACCTATGGAGTCAGACCACTGTTTAAGGTGCTGACTGATGATGGATTTTTGGGTGTCTGTTCTGAGGCAAAAG GACTTATCAACTTAAAGCATTCAACATCCTTATGTCCTAAAGTGGAGCCATTTCTCCCGGGTCATTATGAAGTGTTGGATTTAAAGCCCTCTGGCAAAGTTGCATCAGTGGAATTAGTAAAATTTCATAGCTATAAAGATGAACCACTCCATGCTACGTGTGATACAGTAGAAACTCTGCCTTCAG GCTTTGATCTTGAAACAGTGAAAAGCAACATCCGTATTCtgtttgaaaatgctgttaGAAAACGTTTGATGGCTCACAGAAGGATTGGCTGTCTTTTGTCAG GGGGCTTAGATTCCAGCTTGGTTGCAGCTGTTCTTCTGAAACTGATGAAAGAAATCAACATCAATTATCCATTACAAACCTTTGCAATCGGAATGGAAAACAGTCCTGACTTACTGGCTGCCAGAAAG GTGGCAGCACATATAGGCAGTGAACACCATGAAGTAATATTCAATTCTGAAGAAGGAATTCAGGCAATAGAGGAGGTTATTTTCTCCTTGGAAACCTATGATATAACAACAATAAGAGCTTCAAttg gtatgtATCTTGTCTCCAAATATATACGGAAGAAAACAGACAGCGTGGTCATTTTTTCAGGAGAAGGATCAGATGAGCTGACACAAGGatatatatatttccataaG GCGCCATCTCctgaagaagctgcagaagagagCGAGAGGCTTCTGAAGGAGCTGTACCTGTTTGATGTACTTCGTGCGGACAGAACTACTGCAGCGCACGG TCTTGAACTGAGAGTCCCATTTTTGGATCATCGATTTACTTCTTATTATTTATCTCTACCAGCAGAACTGCGTATCCCAAAG aatggaattgaaaaataccttttaagaCAGTCCTTTGAAGATTCCAACTTGCTTCCCAAAGAAATACTCTGGAGACCCAAAGAAGCTTTTAGTGATGGTATAGCATCAGTAAAGAAATCATGGTTTTCTATTCTTCAGGATTATATTGATCAACAG GTTGATGACCTTCTGCtggaaaaggcagcagagaaatatCCTTTCAATCCTcctaaaacaaaagaaagctaTTACTACCGCCAGATCTTTGAAAAGCACTACCCAGGGCGAAGCAACTGGCTGCCCCACTACTGGATGCCAAGATGGGTTAAAGCTACTGATCCTTCTGCTCGCACGTTGAAGCATTACAAGTCAGCTACCCAAGAATAG